Genomic segment of Panicum virgatum strain AP13 chromosome 9N, P.virgatum_v5, whole genome shotgun sequence:
AATGTTGGATGACTTTGCTCTATTGGTGCAGTCAATTCACAGAAGTACAACGCCTCAACAAGCCGTGGCTTATTCTGAAAAACAGCTGCTCGGCATGCTTCTTTAACTGCAGTGATTACTTGACCGCTGAAAATGTTGTATTGAACAGAGTGATTAGCAGCATCAGAGCTGTCAACAAATATGTAAGGCTCAACAATAAACGCCAGACCCCACATAGGTTCGTCACATAAAGGCCCAGCATTTGTGGCAATCTGGAAACCTGAGACAATGCTGTTCCTTAGTGCCATAGACTCTAGATGCAATGATTCAGGAGCATCTGCTGATTCACAGTTGTCAAGATTGCTGTTATCTTTGGCATCAGATTCCTTCACAAACCCCAATCTCTCAGAGACATGAGATTTACCGTTCACGAGTATACCTTGCCTTCCATCTTGGATGGTTATCACAGCATCACTTGATTTTGCATCAGGTGAGATAAGGAGATTTGGACCAACCTGCCAAGGACCTAGTGACCAGATTCTTTGAAGGTATCCAAGCCATGTCTTTCTATACCTGTCAAGTTTTTCTTTATCCACTTTCTCAGAAATTGCGTCTAAATCACTGTCTATGGCATCGATCATACGCTGCCTAAGCATCGCAGCAGAATCACCATCATCTTGAGAAAGCCTTGGATCCAAGACACCATCCCTTTTTGCTGTTTTCCCCTCAATTATTTGACCAAGCAATTGTTCACTTTCCTCAAGGACCTTAGTTAGAGCATTGGGAAGCCTCAAGACCTGAACTCGCACAGTACATCTCCCATTTGGAGTAGTCCTCTCAGCAAATTCCTGTGGGGCCTTCAACCTCTCAACTAAACCAACACCTTCTCCTTCAATTGTCTCTTTGAAGGAAACTAGGGGGTCTGAGACCTCCAATTTAACCTTTGCAAATCTTTCCCCCAAATCCTTTATGCACCGTTCTAAATGTATCTCACCTGCGGCAGAAAGGACATGCTCACCCCTCTGTGTAACAGTATACTCCACAAATGGGTCTGCCCGGTTAAGAAGCTTGAGCCCTTTAACAAGAGCTCCCAGATCAGCTGGATTTGAAGGCTCAATTGCAACCTTGAGCATCGGAGAGGCCTGGAACATCATACTTGAGATGGGCCAGCAATTCTTTGTGGATGACAATGTGGCGCTCTTCAATATATGCTGCCCAAGGCCCTGGATTGCAACAACATTCCCAGCACCCACACTGGCAACTGGCTTCAGGCCCTGTCCAAGCATCTCATACAAGTATTGCAGCTCCACCTCCTGCACATGCTTCTGCACTGCCTCCCCTTTCACTGGATCATACAATGGCGAAAGCACAAAGACCTTCTGACCAGCACGAAGAATCCCACTGAAGACCCTCGCAAATGCCATAAAGCACTCCTCTGATTCACTGTCACCGTGGTGGTTCAACAGTTCCCCATTCACTCCCTTCAATGGCAACATCTTATATGGCACAGTAAACATTTTTGACACATAAACTACAATCGGCGCATCTATACTCACATCACAGGCCTCGACACACCTCCGCACCCTCTCTGCCTCTGCAACAACCTCAGGGCAACCAGCAGCATCTTCTGGTGTAACTTCCCTCTTTGGCATAAGCTGTTCAACCCTGACCCGTTGAGCAGCAACAGGGTCGGGTGTGCACTCCACCACCATATCCATCACAGCATCTGCCAGTGGCAGCCACCGGCTCATCACGGACTGTAGCACCGCCTTCGGATCTTTGTTCTTCAGCTCACGTTCTGGAATTTTCAATTGGAAGTTCTCTACCAATTTCTTCACCCCCTTACTCTCGCCACCATCCTTCAGCACCAGCTCATACATCTTCCACAGGGCACTCAGCACAAACTCCACGAACATTGGCTGTGGGTCTGCGCTCTTGATGGCTTTCTTACCCACAACCTtccctgtcttcttatcaagaTATCTCGGGCCCCACAATCCTCTCAGGAAGGCGGATGGGTTGACTCCGACTTTTCTGGCGTAGAGCTCGGCAAACTGTTGGGGGCGGAAGCCCCAGCCATCGAGTGCGCAGGCGAAGACAACATTGCCCTTGAGGGGCTGGAACGCATCCTCATTGTCATCGTCGTCTTCGAAGTCCTCTGGAAGATCGTCAGTGGAGGAGCTGGTGGAGGGGTTGTCCTCGAGGGCGGAGAGGAGTGAGAAGTAGGAGTGCGAGCGCAGCGCTGAGTAGATGGAGTTGACGTCGGAGACGATACGGTGGAGGCGCGCATACGCCTCGCCGGGGGTGAGGCTGAGCTCGGTGATGAGGCGGTCGATCTTGTTGAGCACGAGGCAGGGCTGGAGGCGCTCGATGAAGGCCTGGCGCAGCGCGGCGTGCGTCTGGATGTGCACCCCCTCGACGGCGTCGACGAGGATGAGCGCCGAGTCGGagaggcgcgcggcggaggagacCTCGGAGCAGAAGTCGATGTGGCCCGGGGAGTCGATGAGGCTGACGCGGTGCCCGGTCCGGGAGCggagcgcgacggcggcggactTCATGGTGATGGCCCGGCGCTGCTCCTCGTCGAGGTAGTCCATGAAGCGgagccggccggcgagcttcgGGTGGAGGAGCCCGTCCCCGCAGGACGCCACCAGGTGGTCCGCCAGCGTGGTCTTGCCGTGATCCACGTGCGCGAGGATGCACGTGTTGCGGACGCGGCGCgggtcctccgccaccgccgcctcgtcggacctctccgccgccgccattgccgcggTGGTTAGGGTTTGAGCTTGGGGAGTTTTGGGTGGGGAAGGAAGACGGCGAATGTCCCGGACGGAGGAGAAGTTTTGGAGGAAAAGGCttgggccttggggccggccgtcCCTTTGAAAATTAGAGAAAGTTTTGGGCCGGCTTGGAccgtccttttccttttctccgtTTCGCTGCGTAGCGGCCAAGAAAGCTATTTGCACCGTTGGATCTGCGCTCAAGTTGACCTCCTGCCGACGAAATAGACGAAGCGAAAACCACGCTGGGTTTGTGGTAGACCCAAGAAAGTCCGCCGCAGAAACTTGGCACACACGTGTcctttaacaaaaaaaaatacaaatcagAAACTTGGCACCTACGAAAAGTCTTTTCATGTAGATCTCCGGCCAATCTCAGCTCGTTGTCTCAAGTAGAATATGTctagtgatttttttttgatcaATTGTGACGAGACAGTAGTAGTAGTGCTAAGGAAAGATGTCAGTACATGGGACTATGAGAGTCATGGCCAGCTTTCATCAGTGGCGACATCAGAAGCTACAAACTTAGATACCGGTACCCAAAGTGAACATCAGAATCCATGTAGCTAATTGCATTTTAATTTTAACAATGAACAATCAAAATCGCAAGGGTAGCATGTGCGCAGGCACGACTTCTGCATAGGCTTCTGCCCGTGACCGATATCTGAACTGCACATATCATGCAATAGGAAcgccacacacacacaaagatatatatatatatatatctgtgtGTGTGGCGTTCCTATtgcatgatatatatatatatatatatatctgtgtgtgtgtgtttgtgtgtgtgtgtgcaacACTAAATTACCAAACAGATATGTGGTTCTTCAACGAGGCATGGATGCCACACAAGAGTAACCGGGTAGTCTACATATAATTCTATAACATGTGCCCTATGGAGCCAGTAAAATTGACACATTCTACTCCAAACGTGTCATGCACCAAAGACAGGGCAGACGACTGACTATACGCAACTGATATGCTAAAGGGAATAATCCAATGCGAGTACTAGCAAGCCACCAGAATAGAACCTTCGACGACACAAAAATTAACTAGGGACTGGCCAAACCTCAAGTGGCTACGAACTGCAAACTACGCAGCAAAAAAATCCTCAAGCGAGTTcctattcttcttcttcttccttttttgcttttttttttctgtatcTATGTTGCGTGCTGCCTCTTCGTTATCTGTGCACAGAGGCCGAGTAAAAGCCGAAGACTGTTTGCGGATGTGGAGGACTAGGGAGGAGATGGAGTTGAGGTAGGAGCAGCTCAGCAGTAGGAGGGAGTAGCCAGGGCCAGTTCGGTGCCCACCACACTGATCCCGCCGGCATCTGCATTGAACAGGGCTCTCTTCCCCTCCAGCAGGCTGGCGCCGCAGGCCCCCGGCGACGAGGGCGAGGTGTCCTGCACAGGCAATAATCAATTGAACATGGATCAGATTGCGGGTGCCTTGATCTGTTAACTACCAGTGCTTACAGGCAACAATCGAACAGCAAGAACAAACCATCTGTCAGAGAATGATAATGCAGAATGCAGAATGCAGAATGCAGACTAAGAAGTAAGAACCAGAGGAAGCAGTGCAAGCAAGTGGGCTCACCACATGAAGTCGAGTCAGGCCGGAGAAATGCAGCAGCTTTTGAGGACTAaacccggcagcggcggcggcagcagtgcCGAACAGCTTTTGCGGCTGCAGGGGCGACCTCGGGCTGGGCAGGGACAGCTGCAGCTtggccgctgcggcggcggcgttggtggACGACGCAGAGGGCGGCGTGGAGAAGAGGGCGCCGAGCATCAGGTGCTCGTCCCGGCCCGCccacgccgacgccgcctccacctcaacTGCCGGGGCTCGCGACGACCGCGGGAGCCCCGGCCCGGCGCCACTGGGGCAGCTGGTGCCGCGAGGGATCCCCGGGcctggcgtggcggcggccgggcagcTGCTGCTGACGCCCCCGCTGATGGTCGTGCCGGACGCCATGCTGGGCCAGAGGAACGTGGCCTGTGGCTTGCAGACGCGGAAGCTGCTCTTCCTCGCCGACCTGTCCGGGACGCCTTGGATGACGGTGCCGTCGGCCCGCGGGGTCATCTGGTCACCGGAAGCGAGGTACACTGCTGCTGTGCGGGGAGCAGCTTCTTGATCCTCATCGCTGGGAGCCAATCCCAGCTGATGAGCAGCTTCCGTCTTCAGCGCCATCACAAAGTGATCCTGCACCATCCAGTTGGCACTCATGGTAGTCATGGATAACAGGATAAGGATAATGGCAAATTTATATTTGCACAGGCTTAGCACAATCAACAAACAGAGTACACTGCCGTACAAAGAAGGTACCTTGAAAGAAAGGAAGGAGCTGGAGAGATAGGTAATCTGGGCCTCTAACTTATCATTCTTGTCAGCTATATGCTCGTACTTGTCCTTAAATTAGACAAAGTGAGTCAGTAACTGTATTTAAGAGCGCCACAGAGCTAACAGAGCAGAATGTGCAGAGAACTGGACCTAAAAAGTATCCAGGCTTAATTAGAAATAACAGTGCAATACATGAAGAAGATAATGTCATGGCTGAATGCATGAATGTACCTTGAAAGATAACACCtccttcttcagctcatcattcATCTGAACAACATTATCGCAGATATCCTGGAATAAAAAGCAAGATCGTTTCTGTAAATGCAGCAAGCAAAGCTAGCAAAGTCACTGCATCCAGCCATCCATGAAGTATTCCAGGCGTCTATTGAAAGTCCGAAACAGGTTCAAAAATGGGGATCACTAAAGGCAATTAGCAGTCATGGTGTCTCAGTTTAATTTGTTTGAAATTAACTGCCAGATTTCTTTTTCAAGCAAAGAAAGTTTGCTGCATGCACGTACTTACCTTCAAAGAGAACACCTGCTTCTCTAGCTTTTCGTTAGCCCTCACAACACTCTGGTACTTCTCCTGACAAACAAATTGAATAACTTACATCAGTGCATTCAAAATGGGCATGCGAAAACAAGTTTTTGTTAGTTCCTCAATGGAACAAGTGCGGGagtaaaaagagagagaaaatgcAGTTTCAAGTTTTCATGCTGTTCAGATCATGGATATCAGTACATCCTGGCTTCAGAGACTGGAAAAGTAGTTGATAACAACCATATAGAAACATCAGAATCTGAACCAAGACTAGCAATCTAgcatttcaaaaaagaaaaaagaaaagaaaactccAATTAATAGACGAAAATGCTATCCATGCGAAGTCAGCTTGCACAACCAAACATACAGAAACTTGGCAAAGCTGTAAATGCATATGTTCCCTTTTTCAGATGAGGACGAAAATGCATATCCATATATACAGAAACTTGCACATTGATGCAATTAAAGTATCCTGCTCAGTTCTTACTAAATCAGAAGAAACAGCAAAATGGCatctttttttcaaaagaaaaaggggacAACAATACAAGTAAGGATTGACTTGAGAGGATACCCGAACTGATCTTTTGCATACCTTCAATGAACCGTAAGCTCTTTTTGCATCAAAGTTCACATCCTTGCCCACTAGCTGCTCCATTTGCCTTCACACACGACCACAAAGTTAAACTTGGCATAAAACGGGGACGAAATCCCACGCTCTGTAAGAACTTAAACAACAGTGGTGTCGCAACAAAAATATAGAATGCAGACAGAGAGAAAAGGAGTAGAAAAGGAGAGACCTTTTTACGCCATTGACCTCCTCGGTGAGCTCTTCAACCTGCCTCTTGACAATTAGGTCGCCGGCAACGAGGGAGACGTCGTCACCTGGCTTCCATCCGGGTGGCGGCAACCAGTATGGATCAGACACACCGGCCTGTCGCCGCACCTCAGCAAGCTCGGCCGGCTCCAGCCAGTACTCCATGGCACCATCGGCGTTGTGACGGCGACGGAATCTGTGAGCGCTGCCTTCTGGCACCCGGCCGGCCATGTGCTTGAGCAAGTGGTCAAGGAGGCCGGTGTCGCCGATGTGCTTACGGGCTTCCTCCCTCAGCACGTGCCGCATCACCGGCGCGCCGGAACGAGCACCGCGGGAGCGCATGATGTCGAGCAGGCTCCTCTCTGCTGCGGCGTAGCGCTCAGCTGACCATCGGTCCTTGCCGTGCCGAGGGTCGCCGTCCTTGGACTCCACGGTGCGCTTCTTCGCCTTCTTTGAACTTTTTTTGCTGCCGCCGTGAACCTTGCGATTCGTCTTGCCCTCATCTCTGTGCTTCTCCTTgctgcttccttcttcctcccgttTCCTCTTACAGTTTCTTTCGCTCCTCGTAACTTCCCCGGTTGCTGGACGCTGCTGCTCCTCTCTGATGCTGAACTCTGACTCGGAACCATCAAGGCCAGCCTCCTTGGGAGCTTCATCACGATGCCGGCCAATGTACCTGACACGGCGCCTCATGCCCCACCCGGCGCCATCGCACTTCAAGGTGGTGAGCAGGCAGGAGTCGGCCGccggtggcgcgggcggcggtggaagCGGCGCCTCCTGCTGGCACGCGGCGAAGTCGTAGAGGCAGGGCTTGAGGAGCCAGAAGCTATCGTGGTGCAGCTCGCCCtcgagctcctcctcggtcacccGGCGGCGCAAGATGCGCGCGGCATGGTTGCTGCTCATGACGAAGCGCTCGTCGAGCTCCGGCCCAGTGGCAAGCGCCGGGTAGGAGGAGAAGAAGCTTCGCAGCGCCTCGAGGGACGGGAATTCCACCGTAACGTCCAGGCTCGTGCACTCGCTCACCTACACGCACAGACATCAGGTGATCAGAAACaaaaccaaatcaaacatgCCAAACTAACAGATCAAGAAATCGAGAGCAGCAGCTGAATCccagaaaaaaaattctcaCCTTTACCACCCGTATGGATTTCAGATGGATTGGGGATTTAGGGGGCAACTTGTCGTGGTCGATCTCGTAGAAGGCTCCTGATCAAACCAGATCAATTCACAAAAGTGTCAGGTGAGTGTACCCTGAAAAACAATGGGTGAGCTGAGTGTGCAGTGGCACATGCACCATATGTCCCCGGCCGTGCTCACCAGCGTGGTAGGTGGGGGTATCGTAGAAGGTCAGGCTCTGTCTGCTCAAGGGCGACCCGGGTTGGATCCTGGAGTCGTGGTTGGCACCATCCTTGCCATTTCTGCTACTGTGGCTACTGGTCTTCTTCTTGAAGTAGTACTTGCTGACCTGTGGCTTCTTGTGATGTGCAATgcatggtcatatatacaacaTGTGAGACGTGTATGATTCTTGGGGGAGAAAATGGAAAAACTTTTCATAAAAAAATGGAAAACCGAAATAGGCTTTGGGAGTGACAGCAATAATCAACATCTTTAACACTACAGCAGACCACCAGAAATAAAAAGTAGACACAGAAAGGAACTTTCCCCCCTCTTTCCATATGTCAACCTGACAAATTGAGTCTACTTTTTGACATGCAAAGGTTTGTTGGTCCAGTTATATATCTATATACAcacaccaaaaaaaaagaatgtacGTATCTAGAGAATTATCAAACTAAACTTGAAATGTTTATGTGCTGACAAGTGAATTACTGACACAGTGGCAAATTGTGCAACTATCTGGTAGTTTATTCAGGTAAATGATTATTATAAAATCGTGCTAATTGCATGACTGGAATCAAGCCAACCAGTATATATAACTCTAATCCGTTAAGATAACCATGAAAGTAACTACTGACAAGATCAGAGAATATGCATTGTAATTTTCGAAACAACTTACAATTTGGAACGAGGGGTAATACTAATATATAAGCCCAACACATCCCTGGTGTTTCCTTTGGCACTTTGTAACGTACTTTAACTGCAcgattttcttttagttttaGTAACCATGTTTCCTCATCAGCTACAAAGTGCACGGGCACAACTAAACAAACTAGTAGGTGTTCCATAGTATAAATCAACAGAATTTTTAACTCCCTCACAAAAATACCACGCAGTCCTACGAAGTAATACATCATACATTAAACCTGTTTCAATAAATAAGCTCAGAAGATTTAAAAAAGGCTCATGGAGAATCTTGCTGGTTGAGCACTTATTTTGGCAACCTGGAGCATGCATGCACCTCTCTTAAATGAACAAGATCACCCTACCAAACTGGTTAACCAGCAACTCTGCAGTTGAGGATTCAGAAAGCTACAACTGACGATGACACGTTAACACCGTACTATCTACCGCGTACCTTGCAAGTGCATCAAAACGTATATCAACCGCATCTCAATTAGACATCCGGCCAAATCACCCAAAAAACAAGCTAAAGCAGCACACAGAAACGCACAACATCCTATCAGTAGATCAGTGGAAAGACAAAACAGATCAACAGAAGGCAGGCAAAAAGCAATCGGACTGGCAAAAGGCCAAAAGCAATCGGACTGACAAAAGCGACCGTACAGGCCGGACGTACAGGAGAGTTCTGCAGATGGGCCGCGAGCCCAGGAGCCGCCTGCACCGTCTCAGCGTCCTTCTGCATCCCCGGCCGTCAGAGCTCCGTCTCCTGCAAAAGCAAAAGCCAAACCAACCCATCGATCAAATCAGCACACACGATAGTTAAAATTTAGAAGCACCAGTAAGTAAGAGAAGCAAGTATCCCAGAACTAGCTGATCATGGCGGACCTGAAACCTTGTATTTGATCGTGATCAGAAGAATTTGTTTTGAACGAACTGATCAGAAGAATTTTGCGAAACCGAACAAAATTAAACGCAGTAACTCGCACAGAAAATTAAATGAACTAACACTCAAGCACTGCATTCTACCTTTTTCCTATCAAACTGGTGGGATCTAGAGATAAATTCGAAAAATAATTCGAAGACGCTAGGTTTGCGACAGCACAAAAAAAGGCAGGCAGAATCAACGAGTTGCCAAACTGAgttcggagagagagagagagagactcgtGTAGCAGCATCGCGTGTGATGCTGGCTGGCTAGTCCGAACCTGCAGGCTGCATccgcttctgctgctgctagccgcacccgcacccgcacggATCAAAAGCAAGCGCGGCGGCCTCAGAAAGCAGCGACAGGGAAGAGATCGGAAAGGAAAAACTCGCTGCTTGCGATCGAAACCACCAAGCTTTTTGGCAGTGCTAGGCAATCGCACAGCGCGGTACGAAGTGGTCCGCCTGCGCGGCCGCCTCCTGCCTGCAGCCTCTGTCGGGCAAAAACCAAACCGAACACAACCACCACCCAAGAGACGATCAGGTAGCAGAAAAACGGCAAAAGGAATCCCCATGGGTTCGCATCAACCAGCGCAACCAACTCGCGCGCCCCGAGATGGAAACGAAaaagatggagaagatggcccAGACCAAAACGAAGATCGCTGAGATCAGATCAACACGCAGACACACAGCACAGAAACGCGCCGCTAAAAGAGATCGCAGAAGGCggaacacatgcatgcatgcgtgcGTGATGAGGCCACTCACCTGCAGTATTTTCCTTGCTGTTTCTGCAGGTGGTGATGCTTAATTAACCAACCCCTTGCGCTCGCTGCTGCCTATTAGTACTACGGGATCCGAACTAAGCAAATTAGGCCGAAATGTGGCGAGGGATTAGATACGAGGAGAGGAATTAAATCAAATTGGGTGCTGAAATCTTCGGAAACTAGTGCTTATTCGGATCGATCGGCGAGGGGATCGATCCCAAAAGGTGGGAGCTTTGGGGAGGCGAGCTAGTTCGTGGCTGGGGCTTTGGGATTGAGGCGTGGTAGAGATCGGGAGGTGGGGCTAGGGTTTAGTAGTGGTGGATCGGCGCTCGGCTTCCTCCCCCCGGTCTCACCTCGCCGGTCACCACGCCTCGTCCCTGGGTTAAATAGTGGCGTGGAGGAGAATCCtttctagagagagagagagaggggagtggGCGAGGCCGGGAGGGTGGTGTGGCCGTGAAGCAGGCCCGGCAGCGCGTGTGACGCCGTTGCAGCCGCAGAGGGGAAAATCTAGGACAGTTGCCGGGCTCTGCCGCAGCAGGCAAGCCTGGCGGAACGGCAGGGCCGGCTCTGCCGCAAGCTTTGAAAGTGGATGACACGTGGGCCGCGGCAGCTCGAGGACCCACCCGTCTGGCAGTGAGGCCGGGTCGATCGCGCGACGCCTGGTGCTGTGCGCCTGTCAAGCGGATGCGGGGCAGCGTCGCGGCCGCCGTGACGGCGCTGCGTGCGACGGGAGAGGgagggcgcgcgggcgggggcTCGTGGGCCCGCGCTGTCGGCGAGAGCCGGGAGCGCGCGAAGGGCCGCCGCGGAACGTAACATCTGGCGATGGCGCGCCGGGCGCCACAcgcgcggagggagggagggagggaggtgggCCGAGCGTGATGATGAGGCGAAGAGAGACATAAATGTGGTAGCAGCACGCCAGCACTGGCACTGCTGCGTTGACATGCTCGCATCTCGGCCGCACGCGGCACGCGGCACGCGGCACGCAGCATGCCTCTTTCCGGTGAAACAAGTTGctggccggcccggccgcgcGCCTGGGGGTATCACCACCATTTTTTTTTACCGCAATCACAGCGTGGTAGTTACCGCTATGTTGCTTAGGTGGTCCTATTTGGATAATCTAGGACTAAAGATAATTATTAGGTGAGTAAACTAATAGACTAAGTTTTGGATGGGAAACTATTTGAAACACACAATTGGATGAAAACAAACTTTAGTCGTCCCAATTAATAGGTTCTATGAACTAACAGACTGAACTTTGGTTAGGATAAGTCTAAACTTcagactaaagtttagcccacTGAGCTAGGGATCCGAAGAGGACTTTAATCTACGCTCGCTCCCATTTTTTACACGCCCCAACCATGGTTAgccaccagcccaccagagTCTTGCTCGTTTTGACCTCGAATCAATTTCACTGTAAAAATCAGTCAATAGTACTCCGCTTGATTTCTTACTTGTACTTTTGTTTCGTCCCGCGGCTTGATCAGCACGTACGCCGCGCGGGGGGACTCGGCCGGGCACGGCCGCACGGGCGGAGCCGAGCTGGCAGGGACGCTCACGCGCGCAGGCAGGTGGGGTTCGGTTCGGTCTGTTACGCGGCGTGGTCCCCAGACCAGACACCAGACTGGCGTGGCGCTCCCGCCCCGCTAGCTAGATTCTCGCGGTTCCGGGCGAGACTCTGATGGCGCCGCCCTCGGATGATCTGCAGGACGCCAGGAGGATCTCGcggtgccgccggccggccgggctgcCTCTTGCCACttcgccgggcggcggcggcgtggcctccCGCCTTGCATTTGCAACCTTTCCAACCGAGCCGGGCCTCGTTGGCTCTAGCTCGCTCGCACGCACGTACGGTATGTGTATAGCAGTATAAGACTAGGAGTAGTCAGGTGCACAGACAGGCCGTGCGGCGAGAGATTGTATGATGCCGTTAGACTCGACTCCAGCGATCGTGTTGTCTGGAGACTACAACTACAAGTAATACGTATTATCTTGCTCGGGTGCACGGGATCGAGCACCCGATGGGCTGGGAGCACACGAACATTTCGCCGTGCTGTCTGTGCACGACCGGCCGCCACTCGTGTCGTCTTGATGTCAAACATAGACCGAAACCAAGCgttggacctaaactgacgAAGGGCGAAACTGAACGGCACACGGTCCGGACTACTTTGTGATACGAATTGCATTATGCATAGAAGCCGTCTGCCGTGCATAAATTTCGCTTgggctttcattttttttattgttaCTCCTCTGATTTTCTGCAAGCATACGAGTATTATCAACATGGGCAGCCGCAAAACATCTCTGGATTTTGAAAAGCTACAATCAAGTAAAACTCTATGTTGGATGTGGGTGACTAAAACTATTCACCCCTCTTTTAGTTACTTATAGTCACCTATTTTCCAAACACGGTTGACTAAAAGGGACTAAAAATTCTTTAGTCCATTAGACCTCCTCCAGCGGGAGGGGCGACGTCGCCAGCAACGTGGAGGAGAGAGGGTGCCGGCACAGTAACAGCAAGTGCTCGGGGGCGCGTGCCTGTGAGGAGAAAATACTTTGCGCTAGACGATATACATGCAGCACTGGCAAAAACTGTTAGATACTATTTACCGATTAAAATATTGATTAAGTCGACGAAGTGGCTGGTCATTGGAGAAGGCCTTAGTCAGGTGGAGGCTGCTAATAATGACCAAAGTGATCTCTCTCCCTTAAACCACGTCCCTGGCTCTATCTTTCTCATCTCTctatctcctctctctcttcttttgtTTCCCTTTAGTCCCTCTATCTAAAAGGGGTGTGACT
This window contains:
- the LOC120693427 gene encoding protein AMEIOTIC 1-like isoform X3; this translates as MQKDAETVQAAPGLAAHLQNSPVSKYYFKKKTSSHSSRNGKDGANHDSRIQPGSPLSRQSLTFYDTPTYHAGAFYEIDHDKLPPKSPIHLKSIRVVKVSECTSLDVTVEFPSLEALRSFFSSYPALATGPELDERFVMSSNHAARILRRRVTEEELEGELHHDSFWLLKPCLYDFAACQQEAPLPPPPAPPAADSCLLTTLKCDGAGWGMRRRVRYIGRHRDEAPKEAGLDGSESEFSIREEQQRPATGEVTRSERNCKRKREEEGSSKEKHRDEGKTNRKVHGGSKKSSKKAKKRTVESKDGDPRHGKDRWSAERYAAAERSLLDIMRSRGARSGAPVMRHVLREEARKHIGDTGLLDHLLKHMAGRVPEGSAHRFRRRHNADGAMEYWLEPAELAEVRRQAGVSDPYWLPPPGWKPGDDVSLVAGDLIVKRQVEELTEEVNGVKRQMEQLVGKDVNFDAKRAYGSLKEKYQSVVRANEKLEKQVFSLKDICDNVVQMNDELKKEVLSFKDKYEHIADKNDKLEAQITYLSSSFLSFKDHFVMALKTEAAHQLGLAPSDEDQEAAPRTAAVYLASGDQMTPRADGTVIQGVPDRSARKSSFRVCKPQATFLWPSMASGTTISGGVSSSCPAAATPGPGIPRGTSCPSGAGPGLPRSSRAPAVEVEAASAWAGRDEHLMLGALFSTPPSASSTNAAAAAAKLQLSLPSPRSPLQPQKLFGTAAAAAAGFSPQKLLHFSGLTRLHVDTSPSSPGACGASLLEGKRALFNADAGGISVVGTELALATPSYC
- the LOC120693427 gene encoding protein AMEIOTIC 1-like isoform X4, producing MSSNHAARILRRRVTEEELEGELHHDSFWLLKPCLYDFAACQQEAPLPPPPAPPAADSCLLTTLKCDGAGWGMRRRVRYIGRHRDEAPKEAGLDGSESEFSIREEQQRPATGEVTRSERNCKRKREEEGSSKEKHRDEGKTNRKVHGGSKKSSKKAKKRTVESKDGDPRHGKDRWSAERYAAAERSLLDIMRSRGARSGAPVMRHVLREEARKHIGDTGLLDHLLKHMAGRVPEGSAHRFRRRHNADGAMEYWLEPAELAEVRRQAGVSDPYWLPPPGWKPGDDVSLVAGDLIVKRQVEELTEEVNGVKRQMEQLVGKDVNFDAKRAYGSLKEKYQSVVRANEKLEKQVFSLKDICDNVVQMNDELKKEVLSFKDKYEHIADKNDKLEAQITYLSSSFLSFKDHFVMALKTEAAHQLGLAPSDEDQEAAPRTAAVYLASGDQMTPRADGTVIQGVPDRSARKSSFRVCKPQATFLWPSMASGTTISGGVSSSCPAAATPGPGIPRGTSCPSGAGPGLPRSSRAPAVEVEAASAWAGRDEHLMLGALFSTPPSASSTNAAAAAAKLQLSLPSPRSPLQPQKLFGTAAAAAAGFSPQKLLHFSGLTRLHVDTSPSSPGACGASLLEGKRALFNADAGGISVVGTELALATPSYC
- the LOC120693427 gene encoding protein AMEIOTIC 1-like isoform X2; protein product: MQKDAETVQAAPGLAAHLQNSPPQVSKYYFKKKTSSHSSRNGKDGANHDSRIQPGSPLSRQSLTFYDTPTYHAGAFYEIDHDKLPPKSPIHLKSIRVVKVSECTSLDVTVEFPSLEALRSFFSSYPALATGPELDERFVMSSNHAARILRRRVTEEELEGELHHDSFWLLKPCLYDFAACQQEAPLPPPPAPPAADSCLLTTLKCDGAGWGMRRRVRYIGRHRDEAPKEAGLDGSESEFSIREEQQRPATGEVTRSERNCKRKREEEGSSKEKHRDEGKTNRKVHGGSKKSSKKAKKRTVESKDGDPRHGKDRWSAERYAAAERSLLDIMRSRGARSGAPVMRHVLREEARKHIGDTGLLDHLLKHMAGRVPEGSAHRFRRRHNADGAMEYWLEPAELAEVRRQAGVSDPYWLPPPGWKPGDDVSLVAGDLIVKRQVEELTEEVNGVKRQMEQLVGKDVNFDAKRAYGSLKEKYQSVVRANEKLEKQVFSLKDICDNVVQMNDELKKEVLSFKDKYEHIADKNDKLEAQITYLSSSFLSFKDHFVMALKTEAAHQLGLAPSDEDQEAAPRTAAVYLASGDQMTPRADGTVIQGVPDRSARKSSFRVCKPQATFLWPSMASGTTISGGVSSSCPAAATPGPGIPRGTSCPSGAGPGLPRSSRAPAVEVEAASAWAGRDEHLMLGALFSTPPSASSTNAAAAAAKLQLSLPSPRSPLQPQKLFGTAAAAAAGFSPQKLLHFSGLTRLHVDTSPSSPGACGASLLEGKRALFNADAGGISVVGTELALATPSYC